GCGCTCCGCCGCGCAAGCCCGCTCCCCGCAGGTCTCCCCGCGGACAGTGGCGACGCGATACCGTGGCGTTCCTTTCCCCCACATGATCCTCGTGGCCGCCCTGGAGGTTCCGTGGTACAGGCGTACATCCTGATCCAGACGGAGGTCGGCAAGGCGTCGACCGTCGCCGAGACGATCGGCAGGCTGCCCGGAGTGCTCCAGGCCGAGGACGTCACGGGGCCGTACGACGTCATCGTGCGCGCCCAGGCCGACACCGTGGACGACCTCGGCCGCATGGTGGTCGCGAGGGTCCAGCAGGTGGACGGCATCACCCGCACCCTGACCTGTCCGGTCGTGCACCTGTAGCCCCCGTCTACCCTTGGCCGGTGAACATCTCGCGGCACCGGTCCCTCGCCCTGCTCGCACCCGCCCTGCTGATCGCGGTCGCGGGCTGCTCCCCGGGCGGCGACGGCGCCACGGTCGCGGTTCCCAGTCCCGACGCGAGGACGGCCGGGCTGTGCCGGGACCTGCACCGGGCGCTGCCCGGGAAGCTGGACGGCTTCGGCCGCGACGACCCCGAGCCCCGGTCCGCCTACACGGCGGGCTGGGGAAGCCCGGCGATCATACTGCGCTGCGGTGTCGTACGGCCGCCGAAGATGGTCGACCCCGAGGTGGCCGAGGGCGGCGACCCGGACGCGCTCGCGGGCGGGGTGGACGGCGTCGACTGGCTGATGGAGAAGCGCGGCGACGGCACCTGGCGGTTCACCACGGCCAACCGTGAGGCCTACGTCGAGGTGAGCCTGCCCGAGGGGATGTCGGGGCAGGAGGCCGGCGCCGCGGTCCTCACCGGTCTGGCGCCCTCGGTCAAGAAGGCGATCCCGGAGGGGATCGCCTCCATGCGGTGAGGCGGGCGCGCGGGGTCAGCGCAGTCCGGTCGGGCGGCGCAGCGCGGCCCGCACCAGGCGGTCCACCAGTTCCGGGTAGCCGATGCCGGTGGCCTGCCACATCTGCGGGTACATCGAGATCGGCGTGAAGCCGGGCATGGTGTTGATCTCGTTGATGACGAACCCGCCGTCCTCGGTGAGGAAGAAGTCCGCGCGGACCAGGCCCTCGCAGGAGGCCGCCTCGAACGCCTCGACCGCGAGCCGCCGCACCTCGGCGGTCTCCTCGTCGGTGAGCGGGGCCGGCACGATGCCGGGCGTGGAGTCGATGTACTTGGCCTCGAAGTCGTAGTAGGCGTGCGCGTCCGGGGGCGGGATCTCGGCCGGGACGGAGGCGCGCGGCCCGTCCTCGAACTCCAGGACCCCGCACTCGATCTCACGGCCCCGCAGCGCGGCCTCCACGAGGATCTTCGGGTCGTGCCGCTGTGCCTCGGCGATGGCCTCGTCCAGGCCGGACAGGTCGTCGACCTTGGTGATGCCGATCGAGGAGCCCGCGCGCGCGGGCTTCACGAACAGCGGCCAGCCGTGCTCGCCGGCGAAGTCGACGACCCTCCTGCGGGCGGCGGACTCGTCCCGCTCCCACTCGCGCGGCCGGATCACCAGGTACGGGCCGACCTTGAGCCCGAAGGAGGTGAAGACCCGCTTCATGTACTCCTTGTCCTGGCCGACGGCCGAGGCGAGCACGCCGGAGCCCACGTACGGGACCCCGGACAGCTCCAGCAGGCCCTGCAGGGTGCCGTCCTCGCCGTAGGGGCCGTGCAGCACCGGGAAGACGACGTCGACCTCGCCGAGCGCCTTGGGGACGCAGCCGGGCTCGCTGTAGACGACCTCGCGGCTGGCGGGGTCGACGGGGAGCACCACCGCGCCCTCGGGCGACTCCGCCAGTTCCTCGACGCTGGGGGTGCGGCGGTCGGTGATGGCCATCCGCTCCGGCTCGTCGGCCGTCAGGGCCCAGCGGCCGTCCGCGGTGATGCCGATCGGCAGGACGTCGTACTTCGTCCGGTCGATCGCCTTGAGGACGGCGCCGGCGGTGACCACGGAGATCCCGTGTTCGGAGCTGCGCCCGCCGAACACGACGGCCACCCGCGGTTTCCGCGACGGCTGCTCGGGGCTCTGGGGAAGGTTCTCGGTGCTCATATCGCGATGAGGGTACCCGCAGGCAGCCGGCAAGTCAGCGCGCGCTCCCGCGCCGTCGCTGAGCGTCGCGCGGACGGTCGCGCAGCGTCGTCCTCAGCGCCTTTCGGGTTTGGCGCTGCGCGACATCAGCTCCTTGACGGCGGTCACCGGCGACTTGCCCTCGTGCACGATGGCGACGACCGTCTCGGTGATCGGCATGTCGACGCCGTGCCGGCGGGCCAGGCCGAGCACGGACTCGCAGGACTTGACGCCCTCGGCGGTCTGCCGGGTGACCGCGATGGTCTCCTGCAGGGTCATCCCCTTGCCGAGGTTGGTGCCGAAGGTGTGGTTGCGCGACAGCGGCGAGGAGCAGGTGGCCACGAGGTCGCCCAGGCCGGCGAGTCCGGAGAAGGTCAGCGGGTCGGCGCCGAGCGCCATGCCCAGCCGGGTGGTCTCGGCGAGGCCGCGCGTGATGAGCGAGCCCTTGGCGTTGTCGCCGAGTCCCATGCCGTCGGCG
This is a stretch of genomic DNA from Streptomyces sp. TG1A-8. It encodes these proteins:
- a CDS encoding Lrp/AsnC family transcriptional regulator produces the protein MVQAYILIQTEVGKASTVAETIGRLPGVLQAEDVTGPYDVIVRAQADTVDDLGRMVVARVQQVDGITRTLTCPVVHL
- a CDS encoding DUF3515 domain-containing protein; translation: MNISRHRSLALLAPALLIAVAGCSPGGDGATVAVPSPDARTAGLCRDLHRALPGKLDGFGRDDPEPRSAYTAGWGSPAIILRCGVVRPPKMVDPEVAEGGDPDALAGGVDGVDWLMEKRGDGTWRFTTANREAYVEVSLPEGMSGQEAGAAVLTGLAPSVKKAIPEGIASMR
- a CDS encoding D-alanine--D-alanine ligase family protein — encoded protein: MSTENLPQSPEQPSRKPRVAVVFGGRSSEHGISVVTAGAVLKAIDRTKYDVLPIGITADGRWALTADEPERMAITDRRTPSVEELAESPEGAVVLPVDPASREVVYSEPGCVPKALGEVDVVFPVLHGPYGEDGTLQGLLELSGVPYVGSGVLASAVGQDKEYMKRVFTSFGLKVGPYLVIRPREWERDESAARRRVVDFAGEHGWPLFVKPARAGSSIGITKVDDLSGLDEAIAEAQRHDPKILVEAALRGREIECGVLEFEDGPRASVPAEIPPPDAHAYYDFEAKYIDSTPGIVPAPLTDEETAEVRRLAVEAFEAASCEGLVRADFFLTEDGGFVINEINTMPGFTPISMYPQMWQATGIGYPELVDRLVRAALRRPTGLR